GGCCGCAGCTCGCGCACCATACCCTGCGCCTCATCGATCACGGGCAAGGTCTTCGCACGGACTTCTTCGGCGATCGCGAGAAGCTGCTTTCTTGCCTTGTAAGCGCCGTATGCGGCTCCGATAACCACTGCCGCCTGAGCGACCATCGCGATTGCAACCATGGCAACAAAGAACATCAAAAGCCGCGAGTTTCCGGATGAGAGCGAACCCGGATCCTCGAGCCACATTCCCAAGATCGTCATTAGCTTCTCCTCAAGACAGAACAAGGCAATCCGGCTCTCATGGCCGGATCGCCTTCAAAAAGCTACGAAGCGGAGGATTCCTGCTCCGTCCGGGTCGAGTTGGTATAAGCCTGCTTCCCGGCATCGACTGCGGCAGCAACTTTATTCTGCTGCTCCTGCACGAGGCCCTTGCCCTTCTCGACGTACTGCGACCACTGCGTGCGGCCGCGCTCATAGTACTCTTTGCCGCGGTCCACGTAATCGTTGAACTGCTGCTTACCCTGTTCCGCATACTCCGATGCACGTTCGCGTCCCTGCTGGGCATACTCCGCGGCTCGCTCCCTGGCATCCATCGCAGATGCCATCAGATCCTCGCGCGTCTCCTTGCCCGATTTTGGCGCATACAGAACGCCCACCAAGGCGCCAATG
This portion of the Edaphobacter sp. 4G125 genome encodes:
- a CDS encoding YtxH domain-containing protein, producing the protein MSDNDNGASGLGWFLAGLGIGALVGVLYAPKSGKETREDLMASAMDARERAAEYAQQGRERASEYAEQGKQQFNDYVDRGKEYYERGRTQWSQYVEKGKGLVQEQQNKVAAAVDAGKQAYTNSTRTEQESSAS